The Panulirus ornatus isolate Po-2019 chromosome 19, ASM3632096v1, whole genome shotgun sequence genome includes the window CCATCACTCTGTAAATCAATACTTGTGTATACTCTTTTGCTGATGTAcctaacagacttattccccaataattgctacatacagcCTAAGCACCTTGTTCTTTGCATAAAAGAACGGTAATAGTTTTCACCCAATCCTAAGACACAGCCTTCTCCTTCGGTGCTAAATTACATAcgaaatgcatccactctatcacattttctcctccatcCTTTAACATTTCACTTGTAATCCCATCCACGCCAGGTGACTTttctaccttcaacctcattaacacccttcttacctcccttcttgctatagtcccttgcacttgtatccttttccttctgtcctccatacccatgcatgtaaaagCTGATGCCTCACCTTCCACAATCGTCAATCCTGCAAAgtgctctttccatcttcctttaacttcctccttctgattcagcaactcctctctttacttctcacatttacacCTCCACTtgtacatccacctctttctttttcaccttccagtagagtttcttatttttcttaaacttttaatttgtcttccTTTGTTTTTTACTTTCCTCTATCAGCCTCTTAACATTAATTCCTCTTAAGCATTTTATATTCTCCaatcctcctttgctgaacttccactgatacattccttttgagcattctaccatatgcctttgtTTTTTCTTACAGCATTTCTAATGTTGTCTGTCCACCATGCATATTCACTTTTATTCTTAtgtctcacaaccttgtatctcACTACTAATCTACTACCTTTTACAGTCTTTCTCAAAAcattcacatatgactgcatCCATACATTTATTGCATTTTCATCTAAAATTTCTGTCACCCTTCTTTCTTACTCTTCTATGAATTTTTTCTGATTCCTGTTCTCCCCATGCCAATACttttatctctccattcttccttacaccatataaGAATAAAACAGTATGAAGATACAAGCAATATAGTCCTCAACTTAcccaggaagaaaaaaaggactgTGATGGAAACAGATGGTAAGATTGTCATTTTACCATTTGATTTGAATGGTAAGATAACTATCTTACCACTCCAAGTATTCTTGGTAGTAGATTGACAGACTTCTGCCATCTGACTGGGATTCCTTTATGGCATAAGCAGACTGTGCATAGCCCAGTTTGATGGTTATTGGGTACCAACTTAAGTTGCAGTTTAGTGCCAGTGATATGACAGATGTAGCCAGTAAGATTTAATTCAGGCTGAACAAGGAGGGTTCTTTAGGACCTCAGCTGATTGGAGGGTTatcatttgtttttctgtttttctatctTTACAACAGTCAATACCCAGATACAGCAGCCTGTTCCCAGACTAACTTTTGATGAAGCTCTATAATCATCAGTGTACATTAAAGAGTACACCATGATTGAGGACCTCACCTCAAAGGAAACCCACTTTACCCAGCTTCCACATGGAGTGTAGTCTTGAAGACACAAAGTCCCATAAAAAGGGTCTTTGGGTTATATAATGATGGAATAATAGTGAATGGGTAATAGATCATTAAGTGCCTTTGGTAGATATGTGAGCAAGGTGAAGAACATACATTAGAAGAAAGAAGGCCATAAAGAGAAACTTATGCCTTGTGACATATGTGTATTTCTTGATGATGACCAAGGCCAATATATGGATGTTCTGATAGGCTCCCTTGGTGTCACAAATCATCTTAGAATTACTGATGTAAAacactttcttcaaacataccattctAGAATCATGCAGTATTTGTTTCACCAAGAAGTTTCATGTGTTGTTACAGTATTTCTAAATGAGCTAATTATTCTGACACATTTATTTCATTATGCTAGATTTAGTGAATAAGTTATGAAGATATTGTGTGATATACTGATCACACTGCTTTCATGACAGCAATGAATTATTAGATGAAGAGGAATAGGTCAAATATGATCTATTGAATATATGGCATTACAAGAGTTTAATCTCTTTAACTTAGTGTTGTTTTTCTCAGGTCCTGAACGACTCCTGACACTAGCCTCATCTGACTGGTCAGATCAACAAAAAGAGAGTGTTCCAAACGATGAAAATCGGCAGCAATTAACCCATAACACAGTTGCAGCAGTTAAGGCTCTCCTTAATGCTACAAAAGAAGAACGAAGCAAGCggggaaaatatataaagtatacaCCAGAGTTACGAGATGAGATTGCTCAGTATGCTCTTGCACATGGTAATCATGAGGCTACTGTTTACTGGTCACACAGGCTTGGTGGAACAGTTAGTGAAAGTACTATTCGAAACTTTATTAAGACGTACAAAAGTTATACTGCTGAAGTGAAGGAAGAAATAGGAAACTTTGCATTCCAGTTTGGTATAGATGGGGCTTCAAAACACTTCTCTCTAAAATTAGGCCATGAAGTAAGGAAAGGGTTAGTGCGAAAATTTAAAAAGATTTATTTAAAGAAGTTCCCTCAGATTAGTGAAGCGGGAGGGGATCTTCAAGTAGGAGCAACTGGAAAACGGGGTATGAATATACCAAGTACCTCAGCAAGACAAAAACGCTCCTTTTCTCTTCAAATGAAAGATGAAATTGGGAGGTATGCTTCTCAATATGGCATTACTGCAGCCATTCAGCATTATTCTGAAAAGCTTCAGTTTTCTGTGAAGGAATCTACAGTACGCAAATTTAAGAAACAGTTTATGGAGAGAAGTAATGTTAGTGGTGCTGCTGGAAGTGGTGCTGCCAGTGAAAATGCAACTGtagttggtggtggtactgtatTAACTGACCACCAGGCAACAGCTCCCCAAACAATTGATGTTCTTCACCCTTCTCTTTCTGTATTAAATACGCCTGCAGTCTCTGGTACTGTAAATGTAAGCACAGCCAACAATTTTGTATATCAGCACCCATATCACTTGAACATGGCACCAGGACCTCAAGCAAATACGGTTCTTCCTATGAATCACAATTCTCTTGCATTCCATCAAGGTGGAGTTATTAACCAAGGGATGACTGCATCACTTTCATACCAGCAGCCTGGAGCACCTCCTGGGTCTTCGGTTATTATGAACCAAAGCTTCACTCATCAAGCCCCAACTGGATTTCAGCAAGGCTATGTTGGTGGATTCTCTcagggtggtggtgcagggggttcAGTAACACATGGTGGACAGATAGCACCCCTTGCAATGACCCATACAAGTGTGGCAGCAACCAGCATGGCCCATTCTCCGCTGCCACTTACCATGAGTGGTGCACCAGCAACACATATATCACAGTTGAGTCATCACACTGTTGGTCCTTCTGTTAGTCAAACCCATCTCACCCAAGCCCCCACTGTGCCTCACACCGTTGCAAGTGGAGCACagcatccacctcaccaccaatTAATTACGTCATTCCACCAACCTCTAGCTGGTTCTGTTAGCTTTGAGGGTGCTGCTTTGCAGGCCCACACACAAGCTAATTTGAACAATGAACCCCTTAGTCTTATGAAGGAAACCCATGAGCAGCCCACAGGAGTTAGTTTAGGAGGCCAGGGGGATGATAGTCTTCATGGTCCTGGTACAGATGGACCTGCTCCTCAGCAAAGTCTTGGTCACATGGGAGAACAACCTGGTACATCAGACCAGCAAGACAGTATTCTTGGtatagaagatgatgatgactatagTGATCCTCCCACCCCAAggaaaaagagacaaagaaatcGTGCTAAAATAAGAAAAGGAAGTACAGGGCTCAGTAAACGTGGAAATTATGCATCCTATAGCCCAGAACTTCGTGCTGAGATTGGCAAATATGCAGCAGAGCAAGGAAATCTGGCAGCTGTTCAGCATTTCAAACACCAACTAGGGTTTGAGATACCAGAAAGCACTGTTCGAGGATTGAAGGACAAATATCTCATCAAGCGTGTCAGAGGCAAGAAGGAAGTGATTTCAATTGGATTTGCTCAACGAGGAAGACCCATGAGATtaggaaaatatgatgaaattgTTCAAGATTGTATAAGAGAACTGGTTAAAGATGGAGAAAAGGTAAGAATATATTGCAACATTTGTAAACTtcagaaaagtaaagaaaaggtaAGTATATATTCTAGTTTTAATGAACTTTCATTTCTCTTCAAGTTTAGTTCATCCTGCAAGCTGTAAGAGTATAGAAACCTCAAACACCACCTTTTCATGCGACAGATTCTGtcgtccttcaaaatactcactccatctcctcttcatatcttcattgcttgttaccacttccctatcttCTCCCTTCATTGATACTCCCATTTGCTCTCATGTTCTCTTTGCactaattacctccttccaaaacattttcttattctctctgaagttagCTGGTACtctaccccaattctcatttgccctctttttaatccCCTACACCTTCGTCATTACTTCCTGCCTTTTCTTCTTGtgcatctcccaattatttgctcTTCTTCCTTGGAGGTAATGCCCATGCATTTCTCCTGTCACTTTCACGTCCAGCTTAACTTTCTAATTCTGTCAGTCATTACTCTTCATCACTGTCACCCTCTTAACCCCAGACAAATATGAATCTAAATTACACCATCCCATGACCCTCAGTGGTCAAGCACTACCATTTAACAGAACTCCAACCATACCATGTTTAACacacaaaagtgggtatgtttgaaggaatagtggttccaacagtgttgtatggttgcgaggcgtgggctatggatagagttgtgcgcaggagggtggatgtgctggaaatgagatgtttgaggacaatgtgtggtgtgaggtggtttgatcgagtaagtattgtaagggtaagagagatgtgtggaaataaaaagagcgtggttgagagagcagaagagggtgttttgaaatggtttgggcacatggagagaatgagtgaggaaagattgaccaagaggatatatgtgtcggaggtggagggaacgaggagaagtgggagaccaaattagaggtggaaagatggagtgaaaaagattttgagtgattggggcctgaacatgcaggagggtgaaaggcgggcaaggaatagaatgaattggatcgatgtggtattccagggttgacgtgctgtcagtggattgaatcagggcatgtgaagcgtctggggtaaaccatggaaagttgtgtggggcctggatgtggaaagggagctgtggtttcgggcattattgcatgacagctagagactgagtgtgaacgaatggggcctttgttgtcttttcctagcgctacctcgcacacatgagggggggagggggatggtattccatgtgtggcaaggtggcgatgggaatgaataaaggcagacagtgtgaattgtgtgcatgggtatatatgtatgtgtctgtgtgtgtatatatatgtgtacattgagatgtataggtatgtatatttgtgtgtgtggacatgtgtgtatgtacatgtgtgtgggggtgggttaggccatttctttcgtctgtttccttgcgctaccttgctaacgcgggagacagcaacaaagcaaaataaataaataaataaatatatatatatatatatagtttttattattattatacaaatcgctgtttcccatgtcagcgaggtagcgcaagaaaacagatgaagaatggcccaacccccccatacacatatatatacataaatgcccatacatgcacaaatacatacatatacatttcagtgtatacatacatatacatacacagacatatacatatatacacgtcttcatccattcccgtcgtcaccttGCCATACAgttcccccctccagcgaggtataATTCTCACTTCTGTGAAATTACTTTATCTCAATATAAAATTACTGAGAAGGAAATTAACCTACCAACTCACACtgcaaaatcattttatagatcaGGAATTTATATATTCTCCAATCTGTAGAATGACCTTATTTTACACTAAAATCACTTGAGTGGGAATGTAATTGTTATATCACACTAAAATTACTCTATAGAGCAGGAATTTAACCTAATTATGACTTTATAGAGTAGGAATTTAGCTGAGTGATATAGATACATGTAGAATATCCACCTGAAAAAATATCACAATGCTAACTACAAAATTGCAGTTCTCTAAAACATGCCATGTAGTGAAGAAATTCCTGGTAAGCAGTGTATCCAATAAATTTGACATGGAAATTATCTCAAATTAGAGAAATCTGTGAATTAGAGAAAAGCATTTAAAAAGTTAAATGAAGGGACATCACACTAGAAATATGCTGTTATATGAATGCTGAAAGAATTTACCCAAAATGGTAATGACATGATTTTGATTTAATTATAGCTTACCCTATTTTTAACAGTTAGAATAAATATGATTTACCATTTGATTTTTTCCCTTCAGGTTTCATCATTTTTAGCCATTGCAACAGCAAAGCAGGTATTAATGCAGTATGAACCTAGTCTTCTAGAAGAGTATGGGGGACCTGTCAAGTTGAATCCAACCTGGGCTAAGAGTTTCCTTAAACGTATTGGACTTCATCAGTTGGCATAATGTTACTGTGACTTAACAGTGTTATTATCAACAAAAGGATCTCAGGATGTTGTTTTATTATATTTAAAAAATTACCCTATAAAAGTAAGAATTTTTTGTCAccaatttcattattattaacattgtcATCTAACTTGAGAGGTTACAACTGAACCttcttaagaaaaaagaatatttttttcatattaataCCTCACAATGACTACCTCTTATTGCTACCTCCAATCTTGGatgtacaatacatacatatctgCTTGTGTAATATTGATCAAGTTATAAGGTGGCTCAAAATGAATCATCTCCAAGATTGGTTGTAAGTAAAGTGATCAACTCCTTCATATGTCATAACTACTTCATGTTTAAAATCATATATGATATCAGTATAAATTAAATGAAAGCTTTTATTCTAACCACAGACTTATTAAGTGTCTCCTCAACAAGAAAACATAAGTAACAAACCTGTATTATTTCATCCCAGGAGAAGATATGGGCATGTGTAGAGTTATAGTACGGCTTAGATTGTTGACTATCATTACTGTAAgtgatatgatttttttatgCTGGAGGCTTTGTTCACAGatggaagtccacatcaaggctgggccataAATGAAAtattgagaggttaatgaaagggaagaagagaaaaaagaaagcattGTACAAATTTTGGAGGCTGTGTAAAaccttgtcttttaaaaagtgccttgtcatagttattggaaaagacatgagaaggtagagagttccagagcttcaaggTGCCCCACCTTTGTTGCTGATGGTCACACAATCATGTGAtatagcagcttgccaagtattgcatagtTTAGCttgttggggcacacaagcagccagctctcaggaggaaaaatcaaagtaatacctttaggagagggagagtgaaccaaaaTGTGGTGTAGAGCAGGTGGGCCATATCTTGAAGTTTGCATCAGAGAGTTTATTGATTAGACCACTTTGAACTCAACTCTGTCTAGTAagggtgcagagctagaactactcCACATATAAGAGCAGACAtataatgtctggtcattatctctgaaagattttggggagtcatatgtagcTACCCTTGATATAACTaaggcatttgacagggtgtaaCACCGGAATCTCAAATCTAAgcttcccctcttttggcttccctccctcactttgctctttcatatctagcttcctctctggctgacctgtttcagtggttgttgatggatcagcctcccccctttctccatcagcagcagtGTTCCTGAAAGTTCTGCCCTGCTTCGTACATTTTTTTCgcctttttttcaacaatttcctctcccacACAAATAATCCTATGCACTCATAtggcaactcaacactgcattcatctacacCCTTCAGGATGATCACAAAAGTACCCATGACATTGCTGTAATCTGGTGAAGCCCTGTCTATATGCCCAGCATATTCCCCCACCTCAGCTGTCTGTGCCTTTGTTCTTGCACCCTCAAAGGTTAGCTAATATCTTTGGAGGTAGAGTGGTAAGGTATTCATTATTTGAAGTGCAAGTAAGGATACTAGCAGAAAAACGAATTTTATAAACTTAAAGCTGCCTCTGAGAAAGTCCCTTATTTTGTCCTTCACCATTGTATTTTTGTAGTTGTACTGTATTACTCTCTGAGGGAATAGGCtccattttgaaataaaaaagtgaGGAAACCAGCAACACAATGAACATCTTTAGTTACTCCTCTCTTAAAGATGATCATCTCTAGCAAATCTTTCCAGATTAACACATGTCTGTCTGCTCAAACACTTGAAAAAGTTGGCCTTACTGATAGAGGCTACAGTAAGTATCTGATTAGCTGTTCTTTAGTAGCCCTTTGAATTCATTACACTGTCTTAAATGTAACAGAACAATACCACGTAAAAAGAAGGGATTAGCTTAAAAACTTATAATGGTGTAGTTCACGCTTGAATTATTAAGTATGAATATCATGTGTTTTGCAGGATTTCTATACTGGGGGTTTGCAATGATTCATGTGAAGCACAACCTGTTAACTAACAGCTGGCATATGGTGTCTTGTGAGGTTCTCTACCAAGATTTTACCAAGTGACAAAAAAAAGACCATTTTTAGATCGGTCAAAATCCAAAGTTAGTACCATTGAAGTGTGGTAAATGTTGCCATAGTTTGGTGtatgcaggaaggtgtgtgtatgtgtatgtatgaggaaaggagacCCCCGGAAaccccttttcctccccttccgGAAGCAAATCCTGGATACGGTCTAAGTGTGTATTTAAACAAACCTGAAATATTCATAACTACATAGTCTAAAGAACAAACAATTACAAAATATTAGTATTATAGTAATACATTAGAAGTAAATTTATTCTTTATTCATAGAGGTATTGTGGAGTAATGAACCCTCGTAACATGGAGGAAACGTAGAACATTTGTCTTAACATTCACTCAATTTACACGACCTCATCAGAAGAAATTACACAGAACCAGGTTAGTTTAATAAATGAAACATCACAAggaacaaaacttttttttttttgtacaacctGACCCACTAACTGATAAAGAGGAAGGTATTTATGTAAGGTAAAAGCAAAACTTGGCGAGATGTCCATTCTGCCCAATCTCACATTTTAGCCTGACTTTATTTATACCTCATTTTACCTGAAGTATCTGCTctattttgtgtagtttgcagcttCTTTGTTTAGAAAATAAGAACCAACAATTTCGAAATCAAACAATATGAAGTTATTTAGCATGGTCAGATTGCAGCCGTCACACATGCAGTATGAGAAATGTTGAATTACATTCCAATGTTCAGAATGTGTCAAGTAACTCCTTTTGCTGCTCTCATTCAGCACAGCTAGGGactatgtatatgtctttggTAGAGCACTGTATGTTACCAGAAATGTGATACTACAGGAGGGGAAAGAGTACGTAATGGCTTAGTGGCTAAACAAAATAGGGGAAGAAAGATGACATACGAATTAGAATACTATCTTTTTACGTGTATGAAACCTAGAGGAAGAAAAACGCgtttataggattttttttattttcaagagTGATCTGTGAGAGAACATTGTATTTTAGAGAACTCAGAAAGCTTATTTAGATAATATTTTTAGTTACTATTACCAAACTTTCGTTACAACTGATTACAGCTGTTGAAGAAAATTAAGATTCTTATAAAACCAGCAGCCAATTTTTTTATCTAAAAATAAATTcggctaaaatatatatatatatatatatatatatatatatatatatatatatatatatatatatatatatatatatatatatatatatatttatttttttgtcgctgtctcccgcgtttgcgaggtagtgcaaggaaacagacgaaagaaatggcccaacccacccccatacacatgtatatacatacgtccacacacgcaaagatacatacctacacagctttccatggtttaccccagacgcttcacatgccctgattcaatccactgacagcacgtcaaccccggtataccacatcgatccaattcactctattccttgccctcctttcaccctcctgcatgttcaggccccgatcacacaaaatctttttcactccatctttccacctccaatttggtctcccacttctcctcgttcctccacctccgacacatatatcctcttggtcaatctttcctcactcattctctccatgtgcccaaaccatttcaaaacaccctcttctgctctctcaaccacgctctttttatttccacacatctctcttacccttacgttacttactcgatcaaactacctcacaccacacattgtcctcaaacatc containing:
- the LOC139755527 gene encoding uncharacterized protein isoform X3 — translated: MDGEGDAGEEGLSAAAGAWTTATYQTQELSSVVHIIVPDLTCIPQSQPNDALATALNEVANGGGLVGHEDAGPSQVKDPLSALAAAAELDQVRNDVAAVEHMMEETKYSHLASDMGSAEQQGVAVMADDPDGMQHGVVVNLHMEEKAVPMEPLPLAPFLHPDDPDVKFCNEVYHYLNSGTFPEGATDVYKKVIKKRSTNYLINEDGRLSYGHKMPKEVITSAEEQRHIIEAEHIDQISGVHFGVKKMYSSIFSKYYWRSMYVDVGNYCRRCEKCTEVAVSSFRDLIPGDADDPVDEDIQKVTTLPTDRIIRVWKKVQVKIYGPYNRTVYGNEVLVTIVDPFSRWILAQASPEAGVEVRCANFIFDAFCQFGFAQCHVVGMSSEMFEQMQACYKEKFDRAQDVLRNLVPFDSEDAQQSFLFTLQEESRECSWAGEILDHFCAENVTTWDQEISRYLFQFRTMSASSGGVTPFSVMFARNPTGYVSEEEKENINILEEEKALEVPSKRRRLQSSTLQCRHCHETFTSKISFRIHQRKHTEEARKRGTMDGEEPLRPVLQEKKPQPRKILTRKRRRPFGRGPERLLTLASSDWSDQQKESVPNDENRQQLTHNTVAAVKALLNATKEERSKRGKYIKYTPELRDEIAQYALAHGNHEATVYWSHRLGGTVSESTIRNFIKTYKSYTAEVKEEIGNFAFQFGIDGASKHFSLKLGHEVRKGLVRKFKKIYLKKFPQISEAGGDLQVGATGKRGMNIPSTSARQKRSFSLQMKDEIGRYASQYGITAAIQHYSEKLQFSVKESTVRKFKKQFMERSNVSGAAGSGAASENATVVGGGTVLTDHQATAPQTIDVLHPSLSVLNTPAVSGTVNVSTANNFVYQHPYHLNMAPGPQANTVLPMNHNSLAFHQGGVINQGMTASLSYQQPGAPPGSSVIMNQSFTHQAPTGFQQGYVGGFSQGGGAGGSVTHGGQIAPLAMTHTSVAATSMAHSPLPLTMSGAPATHISQLSHHTVGPSVSQTHLTQAPTVPHTVASGAQHPPHHQLITSFHQPLAGSVSFEGAALQAHTQANLNNEPLSLMKETHEQPTGVSLGGQGDDSLHGPGTDGPAPQQSLGHMGEQPGTSDQQDSILGIEDDDDYSDPPTPRKKRQRNRAKIRKGSTGLSKRGNYASYSPELRAEIGKYAAEQGNLAAVQHFKHQLGFEIPESTVRGLKDKYLIKRVRGKKEVISIGFAQRGRPMRLGKYDEIVQDCIRELVKDGEKVSSFLAIATAKQVLMQYEPSLLEEYGGPVKLNPTWAKSFLKRIGLHQLA
- the LOC139755527 gene encoding uncharacterized protein isoform X1, whose amino-acid sequence is MLKQYNTQRCHIMDGEGDAGEEGLSAAAGAWTTATYQTQELSSVVHIIVPDLTCIPQSQPNDALATALNEVANGGGLVGHEDAGPSQVKDPLSALAAAAELDQVRNDVAAVEHMMEETKYSHLASDMGSAEQQGVAVMADDPDGMQHGVVVNLHMEEKAVPMEPLPLAPFLHPDDPDVKFCNEVYHYLNSGTFPEGATDVYKKVIKKRSTNYLINEDGRLSYGHKMPKEVITSAEEQRHIIEAEHIDQISGVHFGVKKMYSSIFSKYYWRSMYVDVGNYCRRCEKCTEVAVSSFRDLIPGDADDPVDEDIQKVTTLPTDRIIRVWKKVQVKIYGPYNRTVYGNEVLVTIVDPFSRWILAQASPEAGVEVRCANFIFDAFCQFGFAQCHVVGMSSEMFEQMQACYKEKFDRAQDVLRNLVPFDSEDAQQSFLFTLQEESRECSWAGEILDHFCAENVTTWDQEISRYLFQFRTMSASSGGVTPFSVMFARNPTGYVSEEEKENINILEEEKALEVPSKRRRLQSSTLQCRHCHETFTSKISFRIHQRKHTEEARKRGTMDGEEPLRPVLQEKKPQPRKILTRKRRRPFGRGPERLLTLASSDWSDQQKESVPNDENRQQLTHNTVAAVKALLNATKEERSKRGKYIKYTPELRDEIAQYALAHGNHEATVYWSHRLGGTVSESTIRNFIKTYKSYTAEVKEEIGNFAFQFGIDGASKHFSLKLGHEVRKGLVRKFKKIYLKKFPQISEAGGDLQVGATGKRGMNIPSTSARQKRSFSLQMKDEIGRYASQYGITAAIQHYSEKLQFSVKESTVRKFKKQFMERSNVSGAAGSGAASENATVVGGGTVLTDHQATAPQTIDVLHPSLSVLNTPAVSGTVNVSTANNFVYQHPYHLNMAPGPQANTVLPMNHNSLAFHQGGVINQGMTASLSYQQPGAPPGSSVIMNQSFTHQAPTGFQQGYVGGFSQGGGAGGSVTHGGQIAPLAMTHTSVAATSMAHSPLPLTMSGAPATHISQLSHHTVGPSVSQTHLTQAPTVPHTVASGAQHPPHHQLITSFHQPLAGSVSFEGAALQAHTQANLNNEPLSLMKETHEQPTGVSLGGQGDDSLHGPGTDGPAPQQSLGHMGEQPGTSDQQDSILGIEDDDDYSDPPTPRKKRQRNRAKIRKGSTGLSKRGNYASYSPELRAEIGKYAAEQGNLAAVQHFKHQLGFEIPESTVRGLKDKYLIKRVRGKKEVISIGFAQRGRPMRLGKYDEIVQDCIRELVKDGEKVSSFLAIATAKQVLMQYEPSLLEEYGGPVKLNPTWAKSFLKRIGLHQLA
- the LOC139755527 gene encoding uncharacterized protein isoform X2, producing MCHIMDGEGDAGEEGLSAAAGAWTTATYQTQELSSVVHIIVPDLTCIPQSQPNDALATALNEVANGGGLVGHEDAGPSQVKDPLSALAAAAELDQVRNDVAAVEHMMEETKYSHLASDMGSAEQQGVAVMADDPDGMQHGVVVNLHMEEKAVPMEPLPLAPFLHPDDPDVKFCNEVYHYLNSGTFPEGATDVYKKVIKKRSTNYLINEDGRLSYGHKMPKEVITSAEEQRHIIEAEHIDQISGVHFGVKKMYSSIFSKYYWRSMYVDVGNYCRRCEKCTEVAVSSFRDLIPGDADDPVDEDIQKVTTLPTDRIIRVWKKVQVKIYGPYNRTVYGNEVLVTIVDPFSRWILAQASPEAGVEVRCANFIFDAFCQFGFAQCHVVGMSSEMFEQMQACYKEKFDRAQDVLRNLVPFDSEDAQQSFLFTLQEESRECSWAGEILDHFCAENVTTWDQEISRYLFQFRTMSASSGGVTPFSVMFARNPTGYVSEEEKENINILEEEKALEVPSKRRRLQSSTLQCRHCHETFTSKISFRIHQRKHTEEARKRGTMDGEEPLRPVLQEKKPQPRKILTRKRRRPFGRGPERLLTLASSDWSDQQKESVPNDENRQQLTHNTVAAVKALLNATKEERSKRGKYIKYTPELRDEIAQYALAHGNHEATVYWSHRLGGTVSESTIRNFIKTYKSYTAEVKEEIGNFAFQFGIDGASKHFSLKLGHEVRKGLVRKFKKIYLKKFPQISEAGGDLQVGATGKRGMNIPSTSARQKRSFSLQMKDEIGRYASQYGITAAIQHYSEKLQFSVKESTVRKFKKQFMERSNVSGAAGSGAASENATVVGGGTVLTDHQATAPQTIDVLHPSLSVLNTPAVSGTVNVSTANNFVYQHPYHLNMAPGPQANTVLPMNHNSLAFHQGGVINQGMTASLSYQQPGAPPGSSVIMNQSFTHQAPTGFQQGYVGGFSQGGGAGGSVTHGGQIAPLAMTHTSVAATSMAHSPLPLTMSGAPATHISQLSHHTVGPSVSQTHLTQAPTVPHTVASGAQHPPHHQLITSFHQPLAGSVSFEGAALQAHTQANLNNEPLSLMKETHEQPTGVSLGGQGDDSLHGPGTDGPAPQQSLGHMGEQPGTSDQQDSILGIEDDDDYSDPPTPRKKRQRNRAKIRKGSTGLSKRGNYASYSPELRAEIGKYAAEQGNLAAVQHFKHQLGFEIPESTVRGLKDKYLIKRVRGKKEVISIGFAQRGRPMRLGKYDEIVQDCIRELVKDGEKVSSFLAIATAKQVLMQYEPSLLEEYGGPVKLNPTWAKSFLKRIGLHQLA
- the LOC139755527 gene encoding uncharacterized protein isoform X4, which gives rise to MEPLPLAPFLHPDDPDVKFCNEVYHYLNSGTFPEGATDVYKKVIKKRSTNYLINEDGRLSYGHKMPKEVITSAEEQRHIIEAEHIDQISGVHFGVKKMYSSIFSKYYWRSMYVDVGNYCRRCEKCTEVAVSSFRDLIPGDADDPVDEDIQKVTTLPTDRIIRVWKKVQVKIYGPYNRTVYGNEVLVTIVDPFSRWILAQASPEAGVEVRCANFIFDAFCQFGFAQCHVVGMSSEMFEQMQACYKEKFDRAQDVLRNLVPFDSEDAQQSFLFTLQEESRECSWAGEILDHFCAENVTTWDQEISRYLFQFRTMSASSGGVTPFSVMFARNPTGYVSEEEKENINILEEEKALEVPSKRRRLQSSTLQCRHCHETFTSKISFRIHQRKHTEEARKRGTMDGEEPLRPVLQEKKPQPRKILTRKRRRPFGRGPERLLTLASSDWSDQQKESVPNDENRQQLTHNTVAAVKALLNATKEERSKRGKYIKYTPELRDEIAQYALAHGNHEATVYWSHRLGGTVSESTIRNFIKTYKSYTAEVKEEIGNFAFQFGIDGASKHFSLKLGHEVRKGLVRKFKKIYLKKFPQISEAGGDLQVGATGKRGMNIPSTSARQKRSFSLQMKDEIGRYASQYGITAAIQHYSEKLQFSVKESTVRKFKKQFMERSNVSGAAGSGAASENATVVGGGTVLTDHQATAPQTIDVLHPSLSVLNTPAVSGTVNVSTANNFVYQHPYHLNMAPGPQANTVLPMNHNSLAFHQGGVINQGMTASLSYQQPGAPPGSSVIMNQSFTHQAPTGFQQGYVGGFSQGGGAGGSVTHGGQIAPLAMTHTSVAATSMAHSPLPLTMSGAPATHISQLSHHTVGPSVSQTHLTQAPTVPHTVASGAQHPPHHQLITSFHQPLAGSVSFEGAALQAHTQANLNNEPLSLMKETHEQPTGVSLGGQGDDSLHGPGTDGPAPQQSLGHMGEQPGTSDQQDSILGIEDDDDYSDPPTPRKKRQRNRAKIRKGSTGLSKRGNYASYSPELRAEIGKYAAEQGNLAAVQHFKHQLGFEIPESTVRGLKDKYLIKRVRGKKEVISIGFAQRGRPMRLGKYDEIVQDCIRELVKDGEKVSSFLAIATAKQVLMQYEPSLLEEYGGPVKLNPTWAKSFLKRIGLHQLA